Part of the Rhodopirellula bahusiensis genome is shown below.
CCTCATGGCCGGCCCGCAAGCAGGACTTGGCCATCCCATATCCCATCGCCCCCAAACCAATCACAGCAATCTTCGCGGCAGTGGTCATGGGCATCTCTTTCGACAAGGATTGTGAGGTTGGCGTCAGTGGTGTGGGCAGAGCAACGCATGGTGATTTCGTTGACCGAGATCACGTTCGAGATGCAGCCGGTTGAAAGGATTGTAAGTGAGATCGCCGTTTCACTCCTGCGCAGCTGCGCACTTCTGCTACTCTACTGCGCAGCAAAGAAACCGATTGATCCGCCCTTGGAATCGTGTCCCATGACAAACACTCAACGACCGCGACATGTCGGCATCCTGGTTGAGACCGATGACTCATGGGGCCGCAACGTCGTCGAGGCCATTTGTCGTTTTGGTCATTCGAGTGGTTGGTTGGTGCTGATTTCACCGCGTGATTCACAAGGTCGTCCGCGATTGCCAAAGGTTTGGAACGGCGATGGCATCATCGCTTCATTGCGATCCACGTCTTCGGTCCGCCACGTCAAGAGTCTCAACCTACCGGTGGTCGATGTTGGCATCATGGTTCCCAAATGCGATTGGTTTGCTCGTGTCGCGACCGATGATGCCGCTCGCGCAAAAATGGCGTTCGAACATCTTCGTGATCGAGGCCTGACGCACTTTGCATGTTATGCACCGCCGATTGGTCGCTACTCCGACGTGCGATCATTGGCCTTCGCGGACGCGGTCAAGAGCGGCGGCTACGAGTGTGCCATGTACGAAGCGACGCGAGACGACACATCAGGTTGGCTGACCAACTATTCCAATGTTCGGCGGTGGCTCGCGACCCTTCCGCGTCCGCTGGGGATCTTTGCCGCGGATCCCTACCCCGCCCGACAACTGGTCGAGATTTGTTCGGTCGACTCGATTCGTATTCCCGATGAATTGGTGGTGTTGTCCGGGGACGACGATGAACTGCTGTGCAATGTCGCCACGCCCCAGATTTCGGCGGTCGAACTGGCCAGTCACCAGATCGGCGAAACGGCATCGCGGATGCTCGCCAAAATGATGAACGGGAGTCCCACGCCGAAACACGAAACTTTGATTCCTCCGCTCCAGGTACGAGGCCGGCATTCGACCGATATCCTCGCGATTCCGGACGACGAAATTGCAGAGGTCTTGCGGTACATTCGCGACAAGGCTCGCGAAGGCATCACGGTGTCCGACCTGCTGAACAAGTTCCCAATTTCGCGAAGGCGACTGGAACAGCGTTTTCGTGCGGAGCTCAATCGCAGTCCCGCCGAAGAAATCCGCCGCGTCCGCATGGCTCACGTCAGCCGACTGCTGCTGGATTCGGACAAATCCATGACCACGATCGCGGCCGAATCAGGCTTCGCAACGGGGGCCTCTCTATCGCAAGCCTTTCGTCAGCAATTCGGCACCACACCCGGCGACTACCGACGTCGGAACAACGCGACCTGAGGCGAGCCTAACACAGCGACAAACGAAAAATCGAAGGCGATTTGCGCGTCTGCGAATTGCTGTGAATTATGGTTCACCTATCCTAAGATCAGTCCCAACCGCCGTTGCCATTGAATACGGTGGCACGTCCCGCCGCAATTGCATCGCCCGAACGCACCGTTGATTGGTTCGCGATGTCACCTGCCTCCCACCTCCAATCCTCTCGCAGCGAACACGCATGAACGGCTTTCCAATGACCTCCCCGTTCGATCGCCGCGCCCAGTTCTTCGCAATCTGCCTTGGACTGCTCTACAGCGTTGCCCTGGCCAATGACGCTGGAACTCCCGCTTCGGACAAGCAGTTGACGGTTGAGCACTCCGAGCCGGTCGACTTTGTTCGAGACATTCAACCGATCTTGCGAGACAACTGCTACGAATGCCACGCCGGCACCACGGAAGAAGGCAACCTGAACCTGGGCGTCAAAGCCAAAGCGTTTCAAGGTGGCGACAGCGACGAGGCGATTCTCGTGGGTAACAGCGAAGACAGCTTGATGATTGATTTGGTATCCGGTGGCAAAGACAACGCATTGATGCCGCCGGAAGGATACGAACCTCTGACGGCCAAGCAGGTTGGACTCCTGCGTGCTTGGATCGATCAAGGAGCACCATGGCCCGAAGACGCGGATGTCGTGGATCCTAAAATGGATCGAGCCAAAACTCACTGGGCGTTTCAACGACTGCAAAAAGTGAATCCGCCTTCTCGGTCATTGGGTGACGGTTGGCCCAAGAGCCCGATCGACCTTTTTGTACAACAACGATTGGACCTTGCCGGACTGAAACCATCGCAGCCTGCCGATGCGCGAACGCTGGTGCGGCGATTGTATTTCGACCTGATCGGGTTGCCGCCGTCTCGTGATCAAACGAACGACTTCATCGCCGCTCACTCGGAGGATTCGAAAGCCGCCGTCCAGAATTTGGTGGACCAGTTACTCGGTTCGCCCCGGTACGGTGAGCGTTGGGGAAGGCATTGGCTGGACGTGGCTCGCTACGCCGACAGCGATGGACAAGAAGCGGACATGGACCGTCCACACGCGTATCGCTATCGCGATTTTGTGATTCAAGCGTTCAACGAAAACATGCCCTACGACCAATTTGTGCGTTGGCAAATTGCAGGGGACGAGATCGAACCAGAGAACGATGCCGCGGTGTCCGCCACCGGCTTCCTGACCGCTGGCACCTCCTTCAAATTGCCTGACTCATTCATCGAAAGCGAACGCCTTGCGAATCGTTACAACGAGATGGACGATGTGATTTCGACGCTCGGGTCGGGCATGCTTGGGATCACGGTCGCTTGCGCTCGTTGCCACGATCACAAATACGATGCGTTCTCGGCGAAAGAGTACTACCAACTGTTGGGAGTCTTCCACAGCGGTGATCGCGTGTCGGACAAGCTACCGAGCGGCGAAGAGGGATACTTCTTTCGCGACTTCGACGAAGAACGCCGAACAACTTGGTTGTTCCGACGCAGCGATTTCTACGATCGCGAAATTGAAGTCGACATCGGCTTCCCCGCCATGCTGTCATCGGGTGCCGACGCCAATGAATACTGGCAGAAGGCCAAAGAAGCCTACTGCGATCATGGCGAACCCAAAAGCACATTGCAACGACGCGCCCTCGCGGACTGGATCACCGACACGGACCATGGAGGCGGAGCGTTACTAGCCCGTGTCATCGTCAACCGAGTTTGGCACCATCACTTTGGCAAGGGGCTCGTGCACACGACCAGCGACTTTGGTGTCAACGGTGACGCACCGTCGCACCCTCAGTTGCTTGAGTACCTGACCGACAGATTCGTTGAGAGTGGTTGGAGCATCAAGACGCTGCACCGCGAGATTCTGACCAGTTCGGTTTGGCAGCAAGCCAGCACGCGAGAAGCGTCCGACGAACGAGGACTAGAGATCGACCTCGGCAACGAACGTTTGTGGAAGATGAACCCGCAGCGTCTCGAGGTGGAAGTGATGCGTGACGCCATGCTGGCCGCAAGCGATACGCTTAATCTGCAGGCGGGCGGACCAGGCTTCAAACCCTACATCGCTCCGGAAGCCAACTTGGCCCGCAACATTCAAGGCGAGGGCTACCCCAAAGACGCCGCGGATAACGAAACCACGCGGCGTCGGAGCGTCTACATGTTCCACAAGCGACTGATTCCCTACCCGATGTTCCAGGCGTTCGATCGACCAGATCTGATGACCAGCTGTGATCGACGGCAAAACACCACCGTGGCACCTCAAGCCATGGTGATCCTCAATGACCGCTTCGTTCGCACCGTTGCTCGTGACTTCGCAAACCTTTTGCTTCAGAAGCAAGCCAGTGGATCCCACCCAGCGAAATGGCAACCGCAGCCGGTCATCGAAGATGCCTTCGAAACGGTGTTCGCCCGGCCGCCAACCGAGAGTGAAATGAGAACCTCGATCCAGTTCATCGATGCACAAGCCAACGCACGAAGTGACCGAGCGGAACGAGACTCGCGGATCGAAGCGCTGACTGATTTTTGCCAGTCGTTGTTCGGGCTCAATGAATTCATCTACATCGATTGAATTTCAATGCCCCGTACGAAGGGCTTCCAAGCCCGTCGAAACAACCCAACAACCGCCGGCAACCAACCGCATTATTCAATAACTTACATTGAGTCAGAGGCGAACCAACATGACCAATCATTCACAACTGTTTCCCTGCGGTCGCGTCGCCAACATGCTCAGCCGCCGCGAGTGGCTCTGCCGAGCCGGTGCCGGCGCAGGAATGATTGGTCTCGCCAATCTGATGTCCGAGCAGAACCTTCTGGGTGCGCCGCCAACCGAAAGCTCGTCCGAGCCAATGACTTCGCTGGTACCGCGGCCAGGTCATTTCCCTGCCAAAGCCAAGTCGGTCATTTGGTTGTTCATGGAGGGTGCGCCCAGCTCAGTCGACATGTTCGATCCCAAACCCGAACTCGACAAAAGAGATGGCGACACCACCGACATCCAGGCCTTCTTTGGCAACCCCGGACCACTGATGAAGTCGCCGTTCTCCTTTCAACAGTATGGCGAAACTGGTCAGTGGGTATGCGACAAGTACACGAACGTCGCCAAGCACGTCGACAAAATGGCGTTCATCAAATCGTGCTACAGCGAATCGAATGATCACGTCCCCGCGATCTACCAAATCAACAGCGGATTGCCTCGCCCGGGATTTCCAACCGCTGGAGCCTGGGCCACCTATGGATTGGGCAGTGAAAACCAAAACCTGCCTGGCTACGTTGTAATGGGCAACACCAAAGGTGCCAAAGGCGGACCTCACAACTGGGGTGCCGGATTCCTGCCATCGACCTTCCAAGGAACACTGTTTCGATCCAACGGCACACCGGTTCTCAACCTCAATCGGCAACCGCAAATCACGAAGCAAGACCAGATCGCACAACTCGATCTGATGGCGAAGCTGAACGACGAACACATGCAACGTCATACGCGCGACGCCGAATTCGCAAACCGCATGCAATCGTTTGAGTTGGCTTTCCGGATGCAGAAGGAAGCCACGGATGTCGTCGACCTCTCGCAAGAGACGAAGCAAACCCAGGAGCTCTACGGGATCGACAACCCAAGGTCCAAATCATTCGGATCCAAGTGTTTGATGGCGAGACGACTGGTCGAGAGCGGCGTTCGGTTTGTCCAGGTCTACAGCGACGGCGAATGGGACGCTCATGACAACCTGGAGGAAAACCACACACATCACTGCGCCGCCACGGATGTCCCCGTCGCTGGTTTGCTTTCTGACTTGGAACAACGCGGGTTGCTTGACTCCACCCTCGTGATTTGGGGCGGCGAATTTGGCCGCATGCCAATCTCACAAAACGGTAAGGGCCGCGATCACAATCCAAAGGGATTCATGCAGTGGATGGCGGGCGCGGGGATCAAGGGGGGCGTCAGCTATGGTGAAACGGACGAGATCGGCTACGAGGCTGTTGAGAACCCCGTCAGCGTCAACGATCTGCACGCCACGATCCTACACCTGCTTGGTCTCGACCACGAGCGACTCACCTACTTCCACAACGGCAGAAGCTATCGGCTCACCGATGTCGCGGGCAAGGTGATCCAAGACATCCTCGCTTGATCAGGGTCGTTCCTGCCTCACAAAGCCATCTGGTGTTTTGATGCGCAGGTAATCGATCGCGAACATATAGGCCTTCTTCGCCTTGGGATTCGCTCCCACAATCTGCACGCTCAACGAGTGCTGCTTTCCCTCGACCTCGATCTTTGGAAAGCTGAGGACTCCTGTTGTAGCCACACTGCTGCTGTACAGATCGATCGGCGGGCCAAGCGGTTTGTCATCCAGCGTCAATTGCACGATTCCATAGTCGCCTGCGCACGTGAGCACGACGTCGACATCAACGGTTCCGGTGAACTCCGGTAGCGGCAACTTCAGAGTGTCAGCGGGTTTGGCACCCGTCCACCAAAGCTGAGACTGGTTGCTCCACTGGTCTGAACTGAATCGAGACATATCCTGAACCCTGGCAGATCCTCCGGTCGATTTGCCAGTCAATGCCTCCGCTTCAATCGCACCCCGCACCTGACCAGTCTTGCTGTCGATCTTTGATTTTGGACCACGAAGCGCCTCGGCACCTTCCACCTTGGGAAGCTTTGGACCGGTGTAGACCTTCGGCTGGGCCGCATCGAATTCGGACTCACTGACCGACCTCACTTCATGGGTCAAAACATGAGCCCCCAGCATTCCTCCGACGATGATATCGGGCAGGTTGTCATCATTGATGTCGACGATCGACACCTGGCGACCGATTCCCGCTTCACCGTCTGCTTGGTGCGGAATCCAATCCACACCCTCGTTGCCGCGACTCAACTGGAACCAATAGACAACTGCACCGGCATCCCATTGAGGGCTCTGCCGATGATGTGACCAATATGTCTTGCCGGTAACAATGTCCTTCAGACCGTCGCCGTCCATGTCAGCCAATGCCACCGAATGCAATTCGCTGAACACGGTGCCGTACTTATTTTCGGAAGGATGCCCGCCCATGATCAAGTGGTGTTTGAACTGCGGTTCATTTTTGTCGCTACCTGCGATCTGCTCATACCAAGCCAAACCAAAATCGTGAGCACGGTGACTGGTGATGATGTCGTTGTCGCCGTCTCCATCCACATCATAAGCGTACATCTCAGCGCCACCGTACCCTTCACTCAAGGAAACAGAATGGTGGAACCAACGAGACGTTAGCGGATTCGTTCGCGGCTGTTCAAACCACCCCTTCGAATGGATCAAATCCTGTCGTCCATCTCCGTTCACATCGCCGATTCCTAGCCCATGACCAAACTTCTTCGCGGCGATCTGTTCTGAAATGGGATGGAACTCCCACGCCTCAAACGGATGTTCCCAATTGACGGTTGCGAAACCGAAGAATCCGTCTCGAGTACAAACCAACTCCGGATTTTCATCGCCAACAACGTCGATCCATTGTGGCGACTCATTGGAGACCCAGTCGAACACCTGATGCTTTGGCCAGTGTTGGTCAAATCCTTCCTTCCCTGGGTTCTCGTAAACGTACGCCGGGGTCCCGGGAAAGCCAGCAACCAAGACATCGTCCAGCCCGTCACCGTTGAAATCGTGCATCCAACTGAAGAAGCTATCCGCATATCGATCCATGTTTTGCGGTACTGGTTGGTAAATTTCATGCTTCGCTTTGAAAGCTGGGCCTTCGAACCAATACGGTCCGTAGACAACGTCGAATGCACCATCCCCGTTGATGTCAGCTGCACCGGCGCCCTCTGAAAAATAGGTGTCCGTCAATTGTTGTCTCTTAAACGAGTGCAGGCTGTACTCTTCGGCGCTTGCCAAAACTGACACCGTGATACCGACCAACAGGAAAATTCGCGACGCAATCATATTGTGGGACTCCAAGCAGAAGGTTGTCAGGCACATGGATGTCGTGCTGACGGAGGGACGAAGTCCGAACAAAACGGCTCCGGTGCAATCAAAGCTTTTCAACAGAGCCATCGCACCCAAACGTTCCGGAACTTTTTCGATACGTGCATCATAGCGGAAGGGCGTGAGTCCTCCGGTGACCCAAACAAATCACACCATGGAACATTCTTCTTTCACGACGCGACTACAAATCACTGACTGCTGCTCCATTCCGCTATAGTAGGAATCGAAAGATTCAGACAAGCGTCGCCCCGTCGCGATTCTCTGAGCATCAATCGACAACGATCCACTGATCAACGAGGCCATGCACATGCACCCAACGAATCAGTCACACTCTCAATCTCGACGGAACTTCCTTGCTGGCGCCGGCGGCGGAATGGGAATGCTCGCGTGTGCTTCGCTCGCACAAGCGGAATCAGGACCAGATGTTCATCAGCCGCACTTTGCTCCGCGTGCAAAACGTGTGATCTGGCTGTTCATGCACGGAGGCCCCAGCCACGTTGATCTGTTTGACCCCAAACCTGCGCTGAGCAAGTACAGCGGCCAACCATTGCCAGAAAGTTTTGGCAACGTGATGACACGCCGCGATGTGAAGAAGAATCCACTCTTGGCACCCATCCGTCGTTTTCGTCCACGAGGACAATCGGGACTGGAAATCAGTGAATTCCTTCCAAACATAGCCGATCACGCTGACGATCTCTGCGTGATTCGATCGATGCACGGTGACAGCGTGAACCATCCGCAGTCCGTCTATCAAATGAACACGGGCAGCATCTTGATGGGCAGCCCGAGTGTTGGCAGTTGGGTTGCGTATGGATTGGGATCTGAAAATCAAAACATGCCCGCGTTCGTTGTGTTGCCCGACCCTGGCGGAGGACTGAAGGGTGGACCGCCAGCATGGGGAAATGGATATCTGCCCGCTTCTTTCCAAGGCGTCACCATGCGTCCGGGTGCCTCTCCGATTCTGGATTTGCAACCACAACCGGGTGTCACCGCTCGACAACAAAAGCACGATCTATCGCTGATACACAAACTAAACCGAAGGCACTTGGAAGAACGAGATTCAGATGATCGATTGACGGCCAGAGTGAAGGCCTATGAATTGGCGTTTCGCATGCAATCCGAAGCACCGGAGCTGGTTGACATACAACAGGAGACTCAACAAACAAAGCAAATGTATGGCATCGACCAAAAGGAGACACGCGAATTTGGCGAACGATGCTTGCTGGCCCGTCGAATGCTCGAAAGTGGAGTTCGGTTTGTCCAGCTGTATTCCGGCGACACGAATGGCTGGGACGCACACGCCAACGTTGACAAGAATCACACCGAATACTGC
Proteins encoded:
- a CDS encoding PSD1 and planctomycete cytochrome C domain-containing protein, which produces MNGFPMTSPFDRRAQFFAICLGLLYSVALANDAGTPASDKQLTVEHSEPVDFVRDIQPILRDNCYECHAGTTEEGNLNLGVKAKAFQGGDSDEAILVGNSEDSLMIDLVSGGKDNALMPPEGYEPLTAKQVGLLRAWIDQGAPWPEDADVVDPKMDRAKTHWAFQRLQKVNPPSRSLGDGWPKSPIDLFVQQRLDLAGLKPSQPADARTLVRRLYFDLIGLPPSRDQTNDFIAAHSEDSKAAVQNLVDQLLGSPRYGERWGRHWLDVARYADSDGQEADMDRPHAYRYRDFVIQAFNENMPYDQFVRWQIAGDEIEPENDAAVSATGFLTAGTSFKLPDSFIESERLANRYNEMDDVISTLGSGMLGITVACARCHDHKYDAFSAKEYYQLLGVFHSGDRVSDKLPSGEEGYFFRDFDEERRTTWLFRRSDFYDREIEVDIGFPAMLSSGADANEYWQKAKEAYCDHGEPKSTLQRRALADWITDTDHGGGALLARVIVNRVWHHHFGKGLVHTTSDFGVNGDAPSHPQLLEYLTDRFVESGWSIKTLHREILTSSVWQQASTREASDERGLEIDLGNERLWKMNPQRLEVEVMRDAMLAASDTLNLQAGGPGFKPYIAPEANLARNIQGEGYPKDAADNETTRRRSVYMFHKRLIPYPMFQAFDRPDLMTSCDRRQNTTVAPQAMVILNDRFVRTVARDFANLLLQKQASGSHPAKWQPQPVIEDAFETVFARPPTESEMRTSIQFIDAQANARSDRAERDSRIEALTDFCQSLFGLNEFIYID
- a CDS encoding AraC family transcriptional regulator, with product MTNTQRPRHVGILVETDDSWGRNVVEAICRFGHSSGWLVLISPRDSQGRPRLPKVWNGDGIIASLRSTSSVRHVKSLNLPVVDVGIMVPKCDWFARVATDDAARAKMAFEHLRDRGLTHFACYAPPIGRYSDVRSLAFADAVKSGGYECAMYEATRDDTSGWLTNYSNVRRWLATLPRPLGIFAADPYPARQLVEICSVDSIRIPDELVVLSGDDDELLCNVATPQISAVELASHQIGETASRMLAKMMNGSPTPKHETLIPPLQVRGRHSTDILAIPDDEIAEVLRYIRDKAREGITVSDLLNKFPISRRRLEQRFRAELNRSPAEEIRRVRMAHVSRLLLDSDKSMTTIAAESGFATGASLSQAFRQQFGTTPGDYRRRNNAT
- a CDS encoding DUF1501 domain-containing protein; this translates as MHMHPTNQSHSQSRRNFLAGAGGGMGMLACASLAQAESGPDVHQPHFAPRAKRVIWLFMHGGPSHVDLFDPKPALSKYSGQPLPESFGNVMTRRDVKKNPLLAPIRRFRPRGQSGLEISEFLPNIADHADDLCVIRSMHGDSVNHPQSVYQMNTGSILMGSPSVGSWVAYGLGSENQNMPAFVVLPDPGGGLKGGPPAWGNGYLPASFQGVTMRPGASPILDLQPQPGVTARQQKHDLSLIHKLNRRHLEERDSDDRLTARVKAYELAFRMQSEAPELVDIQQETQQTKQMYGIDQKETREFGERCLLARRMLESGVRFVQLYSGDTNGWDAHANVDKNHTEYCQRTDKPIAGLLQDLKQRGLMEDTLVIWGGEFGRMPMSEQGKGRDHNPWGYSVWLAGAGIRGGRAYGATDEIGLRAVTDKVSVNDFHATLLHLLGIDHNNLTHFHNGLDKRLTGPDEANFIEGIIS
- a CDS encoding FG-GAP repeat domain-containing protein: MALLKSFDCTGAVLFGLRPSVSTTSMCLTTFCLESHNMIASRIFLLVGITVSVLASAEEYSLHSFKRQQLTDTYFSEGAGAADINGDGAFDVVYGPYWFEGPAFKAKHEIYQPVPQNMDRYADSFFSWMHDFNGDGLDDVLVAGFPGTPAYVYENPGKEGFDQHWPKHQVFDWVSNESPQWIDVVGDENPELVCTRDGFFGFATVNWEHPFEAWEFHPISEQIAAKKFGHGLGIGDVNGDGRQDLIHSKGWFEQPRTNPLTSRWFHHSVSLSEGYGGAEMYAYDVDGDGDNDIITSHRAHDFGLAWYEQIAGSDKNEPQFKHHLIMGGHPSENKYGTVFSELHSVALADMDGDGLKDIVTGKTYWSHHRQSPQWDAGAVVYWFQLSRGNEGVDWIPHQADGEAGIGRQVSIVDINDDNLPDIIVGGMLGAHVLTHEVRSVSESEFDAAQPKVYTGPKLPKVEGAEALRGPKSKIDSKTGQVRGAIEAEALTGKSTGGSARVQDMSRFSSDQWSNQSQLWWTGAKPADTLKLPLPEFTGTVDVDVVLTCAGDYGIVQLTLDDKPLGPPIDLYSSSVATTGVLSFPKIEVEGKQHSLSVQIVGANPKAKKAYMFAIDYLRIKTPDGFVRQERP
- a CDS encoding DUF1501 domain-containing protein; translated protein: MTNHSQLFPCGRVANMLSRREWLCRAGAGAGMIGLANLMSEQNLLGAPPTESSSEPMTSLVPRPGHFPAKAKSVIWLFMEGAPSSVDMFDPKPELDKRDGDTTDIQAFFGNPGPLMKSPFSFQQYGETGQWVCDKYTNVAKHVDKMAFIKSCYSESNDHVPAIYQINSGLPRPGFPTAGAWATYGLGSENQNLPGYVVMGNTKGAKGGPHNWGAGFLPSTFQGTLFRSNGTPVLNLNRQPQITKQDQIAQLDLMAKLNDEHMQRHTRDAEFANRMQSFELAFRMQKEATDVVDLSQETKQTQELYGIDNPRSKSFGSKCLMARRLVESGVRFVQVYSDGEWDAHDNLEENHTHHCAATDVPVAGLLSDLEQRGLLDSTLVIWGGEFGRMPISQNGKGRDHNPKGFMQWMAGAGIKGGVSYGETDEIGYEAVENPVSVNDLHATILHLLGLDHERLTYFHNGRSYRLTDVAGKVIQDILA